The DNA region TAGCAACCTCTCGACATTCTGGGTAGCATCTCCTGGAAGCTTGGCCGCGAATCGTTCGAGATATTTTGGAATCCAGTGTGTCAGACGGAATGGCGCCGAATCGTAGAGCTGTTGAAAGCTGACTCGGGTGGATAGATTGCCACTGTCATGGTGATATCTGGATACCTGCGAAATATGCAGTTCGTCTGGCAGAATCAGAGGGTAAAGAGATATCTGGCTTCCGTTCGTTTTCCCGGCAGATTTTGTATCAATTTGTCGTTCGTTCAATGCCACTCAATTACTTCCTGACTTCAAGTTGGAAAAGAATCGTGAATATTCAGCCTCTGGGACACAATGGATTCCATCCTGTGTCCCAGAGGCCTCAGTCCTGCAAAGGCCAGAGCCAATGTGTTATTGATCCTTTCTTCTGCGGTTAGCATCTCCATTTCATCCTTCCATCAATCCGGCTCGTCTCGCGAGTTCCCGGAGATCTGCATTGGAGCCGATTTTTTTTAGCAGTTCAGCCGTAGCTTGCGCTGCATCGTTCTGCTTTTTGAGTTCCGGACTGGGGGCCTGGGCGGAAGCATTTTCAGCAGCCTTATGATTGGCCGCCAAAAGACGCTCAATACGTTCGGCCAGAAGTTCGCTGTTGTCTGGTCGAAGCAATGCATCCAATTGCTCCTTTGGAGGAAGCAGGTCCTCGAACTTCTCCAGACGGTTCTTTTTCCCGGAACGCAATGCAGCAAGGGCTTGGTGCATGGGAATGAACTGTCGGTCATAGACGTCCTTCAGAACCTTGCTGTCGACCGTATCTAGGTTGTGGCGGATTGCATAAACTTGGGCAGCGCGATGCAGGGCAATGAAGATCGCCATGATGCCCTGGGATAGATTGAATATCTGTTTACGCAGTTCATCCGTCAGCGGGGCTGGTTTCTTCACCCACTGAAATTTCTTCCAGACCACTTCTACGACCAGTTTGTCCCACACTACATCATCGAACCTGGATGGCAGCGCCAGATCGAAATACCCGCCGCTGCATACACGGCGCGCATTGCGGGCGACCTTGGAAAACAGCCTGACAGCGGCATAGGTTCCGCTGAAAACGATGGGTACTTTACATACGTTGGCGATCTTGAGAAAGAAGCTCAAGGCGAGCTCAGCCTCATGGTCGCCTCGCAGCAACAGGCACTGAATTTCGTCGACGAACAGTACACCCAGATGGTGGGTGGCGAACA from Sideroxyarcus emersonii includes:
- a CDS encoding AAA family ATPase produces the protein MTKPLKQITAEYHSIAAPAAYAGNPLIEALPNIFSEDYVTKELRYIPDVGTALELALPPHERIHCVSAIEDLVIPLPLAFDVEVALSVLIRRGYAARNPFNREWRRLHCKIKKTMSEPLEEYQVRSKSVPAIMTTAVSGNGKTTLIESLLEMYSQVIIHTDYKGESFAVKQLVWIGVNASFDASLRGLILSMFGAVDDALGTDYRQQYDKGTRTRDTMIGNLAQVFATHHLGVLFVDEIQCLLLRGDHEAELALSFFLKIANVCKVPIVFSGTYAAVRLFSKVARNARRVCSGGYFDLALPSRFDDVVWDKLVVEVVWKKFQWVKKPAPLTDELRKQIFNLSQGIMAIFIALHRAAQVYAIRHNLDTVDSKVLKDVYDRQFIPMHQALAALRSGKKNRLEKFEDLLPPKEQLDALLRPDNSELLAERIERLLAANHKAAENASAQAPSPELKKQNDAAQATAELLKKIGSNADLRELARRAGLMEG